Proteins from a single region of Rhea pennata isolate bPtePen1 chromosome 4, bPtePen1.pri, whole genome shotgun sequence:
- the NDUFC1 gene encoding NADH dehydrogenase [ubiquinone] 1 subunit C1, mitochondrial isoform X1, with protein MAAALRLAGGLRLAARAPGLVLTRSAFVARKPNYDRPNWFGVGLAFSTTAALWVLLFKQHNEDVMEYERRQKEKQHKCTGCS; from the exons atggcggcggcgctgcggctgGCTGGAGGGCTGCGGCTGGCGGCCAGGGCTCCGGGGCTCG ttttgacTCGTTCTGCGTTTGTTGCAAGAAAACCTAATTATGACCGTCCAAACTGGTTTGGAGTTGGCTTGGCATTTAGCACTACTGCTGCCCTGTGGGTTCTA CTTTTCAAGCAGCATAATGAAGATGTAATGGAAtatgaaagaagacaaaaggaGAAACAACATAAATGTACAGGATGTTCATA G
- the NDUFC1 gene encoding NADH dehydrogenase [ubiquinone] 1 subunit C1, mitochondrial isoform X2, protein MAAALRLAGGLRLAARAPGLVLTRSAFVARKPNYDRPNWFGVGLAFSTTAALWVLLFKQHNEDVMEYERRQKEKQHKCTGCS, encoded by the exons atggcggcggcgctgcggctgGCTGGAGGGCTGCGGCTGGCGGCCAGGGCTCCGGGGCTCG ttttgacTCGTTCTGCGTTTGTTGCAAGAAAACCTAATTATGACCGTCCAAACTGGTTTGGAGTTGGCTTGGCATTTAGCACTACTGCTGCCCTGTGGGTTCTA CTTTTCAAGCAGCATAATGAAGATGTAATGGAAtatgaaagaagacaaaaggaGAAACAACATAAATGTACAGGATGTTCATAG